Proteins encoded by one window of Haematobia irritans isolate KBUSLIRL chromosome 2, ASM5000362v1, whole genome shotgun sequence:
- the Grx5 gene encoding glutaredoxin 5 translates to MAGLMRQFLRPNAIYRAPVVFTQTTRFFSAEGNAPPQTFTKDVLQKLVNTNKVVVFMKGNPEAPRCGFSNAVVQILRMHGVQYDAHDVLQSDELREKIKEFSDWPTIPQVFINGEFVGGCDIMLQMHQSGDLIEELKKVGIESELLKDVKEDPKK, encoded by the exons ATGGCTGGACTTATGAGACAATTTTTAAGACCCAATGCTATATATCGAGCTCCTGTTGTATTCACACAAACAACAAGATTCTTCTCAGCGGAAGGTAATGCACCACCACAGACATTCACAAAGGACgttctacaaaaattggtcaacactaACAAAGTGGTAGTCTTCATGAAAGGCAATCCAGAAGCTCCACGCTGTGGTTTTAGCAATGCCGTTGTTCAGATCTTACGTATGCATGGAGTCCAATATGATGCACATGATGTATTGCAAAGTGATGAGTTAAGAGAGA AAATTAAAGAATTTTCCGACTGGCCCACGATACCTCAGGTTTTCATCAATGGTGAGTTTGTAGGTGGTTGCGATATTATGCTGCAAATGCACCAAAGCGGCGACTTAATAGAAGAATTGAAAAAAGTTGGTATTGAGTCAGAACTTTTAAAGGATGTCAAAGAAGATCCTAAGAAATAA